CGCGGCCCACCTGGGCGAGGTCGACAGCGTCTTCCACGAGATCATCAGCGATCTGGTGCACATCGACGTGCACGTGGTAAAGCCGACCGATGATCGCCCATGGTACTCGCTGGTGACCAGCGGCATGAGCGACCGGCCGATGAACACGCCCGAGGGCGCGCACGACGTTCGCTTCGCCGAACTCATGATCAACCTGCCGGCCGATTGGCCACTGGAATCGAAGGACAAGCCCGGGCAGATCAACAGCGACCCCAAGGCGTACTGGCCGATCGGCTGGTTGAAGATGATCGCCCGCATGCCGCACGAGTACTCGACATGGGTTGGCTTTGGCCACACGATCCCAAACGGCGACCCGGCCGAGCCGTTCGCCGACAACACGAAGTTCATCGGCTCGATCCTGTTGCCACCGCTCCTGACGCCGGAGGGGTTTCACGAGCTGAAGCTGGAGGGGCGCACGGTCCACTTCTACGCGCTCTGTCCGCTGTACTCCGAGGAGATGGACCAGAAACTGAAGGGCGGCACCGAGTCGCTGTTCGCGGCCTTCGAGAAGGCCGGCGTGCCGCCTACGGAGGTGGAAGTCGTCACGCTGGGTCGAAAGAACGCCTGCAAGCGCAAGGGCTGGTGGCCGTTCTAAGGGCCGTTCGCGCACCGCGCGTCTTCAGATGGGCTATGATGGGGGAGAATGCCCGCAGCGCCACCGCGACAATCTCTCGTCGTCCTGTTCGACGGCCAGTGCAACCTGTGCAACGGCGCGGTCAACTTCCTGATCGATCGCGACCACGGTCGGCGGTTCAAGTTCGCCAGCCAGCAATCGGCCGCGGGCAAGGAACTGCTCGCCAGCTACGATCAACCCATCAATTTGAAGACTTTGGTCGTGATCGATCGCGGCCAAGCCTTCACCCGTTCCGCGGCCGTCTTGCGCTTGGTGCGGCACCTGCCGTTTCCATGGCCACTGCTCCAGGTCGGCGTTGCGATCCCGCGACCGATCGCCGACTGGCTGTACGATCGCGTGGCGGGCAACCGCTACCGCCTGTTTGGCCGGTCCGATGCCTGCCGTATGCCGACACCTGAGCTGGCGGATCGCTTCCTGGGTTAGCGGCTGGCCGACCCATCCTTTCAAAACCGGCGCGGACTTCCCCGCTGACACATCCAACCCGCCTCTGCCGTGCGTAGGATGGGGCGTGTATTACGAACTGACTGATGCCATCGTCGTGAAGACCGACCTGCAGGCCACTTGGGCGTTCTTCGGCCGGGCTGAGAATTTGCCCGACATCACGCCCCCATGGATGAACTTCGAGGTGCTGGCCGACGGGCCGATCAACATCGGCCAGGGCACGCACATCGACTACCGCATTCGCTGGGCGGGCATTCCGCTGCGTTGGCGCACGCGCATTATCGACTGGTCGCCACCGCGGCAGTTCATCGATCTGCAGCTGAGCGGGCCGTACGACCTTTGGCATCACCAGCACACGTTCGAACAGGTCGAAGACGGCACCCTCTGCCGCGACCGCGTGCTCTACCGTGTGCCGTTCGGGCCACTGGGCCGCATCGCCAACGCATTGATGGTGCGCCGGCAACTCATTGAGATCTTCGAGTACCGCCGGACGAAGATCGCCGAGCGAATGGGGCTGGTGAGGGCGGTGCAGGCGAAGGTGGAGATACGCAAAGTGTGAGCGAGCGCCGAGCGACCGGTCGGCGCAAGTTGTCATCCCGAGCGGAGCCCAGGGCGACGGGAGGGATCTCGATAGGCGAGCGATGTTCGGCCGTGGGAGATCCCTCAGGTCGGCAAGCCTCCCATCGGGATGACAGCCAATGCCGACTGACGGTGTCGCACGAAGCTAGCGGTTCGCCAACTCGTCCCCTCCGCCGTTCTGCGCATAGTCAACCGCCACCGTCACGGTTACGATTGCCGGCCTCATGAGCGAATCCCTCGGCACGCTTTGCATCGTCCTTCATGGTCACCTGCCGTACGTCCTGCACCACGGTTCCTGGCCGCACGGTGAGGCGTGGCTGTACGAGGCGGCCGCCGAGACGTACCTGCCGTTGCTCGACATGGTCGGTGAAGCCGCGTTGATGAAGTCGCGGCCGGCCTTAACCATCGGCCTGACGCCCATCCTGCTCGAACAGCTGTCGCACCAGCGCTTCAAGGACGGCTTCATCATCTACTGCAACGAGCGCATCGCCCGCGCCAAGCAGGACGAGGCCGACTTCAAGAAGGCCGGCGACGGGCACAAGGCC
The nucleotide sequence above comes from Tepidisphaeraceae bacterium. Encoded proteins:
- a CDS encoding suppressor of fused domain protein, yielding MADDNEYDLNPEQSAERSLAGQPIYRHKERTKPFEPAVGDMETIGAVEAHIAAHLGEVDSVFHEIISDLVHIDVHVVKPTDDRPWYSLVTSGMSDRPMNTPEGAHDVRFAELMINLPADWPLESKDKPGQINSDPKAYWPIGWLKMIARMPHEYSTWVGFGHTIPNGDPAEPFADNTKFIGSILLPPLLTPEGFHELKLEGRTVHFYALCPLYSEEMDQKLKGGTESLFAAFEKAGVPPTEVEVVTLGRKNACKRKGWWPF
- a CDS encoding thiol-disulfide oxidoreductase DCC family protein, encoding MPAAPPRQSLVVLFDGQCNLCNGAVNFLIDRDHGRRFKFASQQSAAGKELLASYDQPINLKTLVVIDRGQAFTRSAAVLRLVRHLPFPWPLLQVGVAIPRPIADWLYDRVAGNRYRLFGRSDACRMPTPELADRFLG
- a CDS encoding SRPBCC family protein, whose amino-acid sequence is MYYELTDAIVVKTDLQATWAFFGRAENLPDITPPWMNFEVLADGPINIGQGTHIDYRIRWAGIPLRWRTRIIDWSPPRQFIDLQLSGPYDLWHHQHTFEQVEDGTLCRDRVLYRVPFGPLGRIANALMVRRQLIEIFEYRRTKIAERMGLVRAVQAKVEIRKV